CATAGGTTCACTAAAAAATCTCTATTTGGCAAATATATACTAATCCTATTTTTCAAATGCATGGTAAGCCACATAAgacataaaaatagaaaaataaagcaaagtataataatatatatatatatatatatatatataacatatagAATAACTGCAAAAAAAGGACAAATTGGAAGAATGACTAACCTGGGGCAGCATATCCAAATGTGCCTGCTAGTGTGCTCCAATTTGATAAATCAGATTTCAGAATTCTTGCAGTGCCAAAGTCTGAAAGATAAGCCTTAAAATCAGAgtctaataatatattattactgGAGATGTCTCGATGCACTATGGATGGATTGCAGTCATGGTGTATGTATGATAAAGCATGGGTCACATCTTTGATAATATGAGCTCTTCTCTCCCAATTTAATTCTTCTGCTGTTTCTTGATTACGAAGGATGCTAGCTAAACTTCCCTTCTCAATGTACTCATATATGAGAAATTTACAACCTAAACTGGAGCAAAACCCATGAAGTTTTACAATGTTACGATGTCGAATTTTGGTTAATGCTTGAATCTCGCTTTGGAAACTTTTCTCATCAAATACTTCTTCCTCCATCGGATGAAATTTTTTAACAGCCACTACTTGTTCCATTGGAAGTTCTACTTTGTAAACTTTACCATATGTTCCACACCCGATGCAATATTTCTCATCAAAATTTTCGGAGGCATTGATGATGTACTCATAAGCAACTCTTCCATCAAAATTCAATATCGAAAACAGATCGCCAATAATAACATCAGTATCCTTTTTCTCTGTAGGTTTTTTTCTCCTATGAAGAGCAACAATTATTATAGTAGACAGACCGAAAAGAACCAAGCTGCCCACTATAGGAGTTATAACAAAGAGTATAATATGGTTTGTAGTTGAATGATGAGTGCTTACAGTGGTTGATCCACAAGAAGGCAAACTTGGCACCTCACCACATAAACCCTTGTTATAAATAAACCACTCTGCTGGAGCCTTTTGAAACAATTTGCTTCTCGGAACTGGGCCCTCCAAATTGTTATACGATACATCTATTGATGACAAACTCAACATGCTTCCAAAAGATGAAGGAATGGCACCTGACAGATTATTGTGGGACAAGTTCAAAGATATTAAATATGTCAAACTTGCCAGTTGTGATGGTATCTCTCCTCCAAAAAAATTATGGCTCAAATCAAGTAAATATTGCAATCCTTTTAACTCTCCAAGTTGAGACGGAATGATcccatcaaatttatttttgcTCAAATTCAAGATGCGCAGTTTAATACAACCCTCTAATTGTGGTGGTATTGGGCTGCTGATGTTGttgtttgataaatcaagaattTCCAGATTGGATAATTTTCCAAACTCCGAGGGAATTATTCCAGATATTTTGTTTTCACTCAAAGTCAAGTTGAACAACAAGCTCATGGCACCTAACTCTCTTGGTATTTCTCCTGCAAGTTGATTTGAAGAAAGGTCCAGTACTTCTAATTGAAGCAATTTTCCGAATTCAGGGGGTATGTTCCCAGTAAGTAGGTTTCCTGAAATTCTGAAGTATGTCAAATTTTGACAATGTGCCCAACTTGGTGAGATCTGGCCATATAATTGGTTGTAGCTCATGTCAATGTAGTCTAGATTTGGGTATATCCCAAAGTCTTCGAAAATATTTTCTTCAAGCTTATTTCCTTCAAGGCGAACTCTAaataagctagagcaattttttaaacttcttgGAATGGGGCCCTCAAAGTAGTTCTTTTCCATAGCAAGATATTGAAGCGCACCTCCTTTACAGATCTCTGAAGGTAAATAACCAGAGAAATTGTTGTCAGCTACCTCTAGAGAGATGAGGTTGGTATGATTACCTAGTTCTTGGGGCAAAGAGCCTGATAAATGATTGGTGTGGAGGTACAAGTGGTCAAGCATGGTGAGGTTTTCTAAAGTGGAATGAATGGAGCCCGATAGTTGATTTACTGAGATACCTAGAACATGTAAGTTCACTAGGTTGAATAATTCATGAGGGATGGTGCCAAATAAATTATTGGAATCGAGTTTCAAGGTGCCAAGCATGGTGAGGTTTGCTAAAGTGGAAGGGATAGAGCCCGATAATTGATTTTCCAAGATGTTTAGATAAAACAAGCTCACTAGGTTGCCAAATTCATGAGGGATGGTGCCAGATAAATTATTGTAATCAAGGTCTAAGAAGCCAAGCATGCTGAGGTTTCCTAAAGTAGAAGGGATGGAGCCTGATAGTTGATTTTCATAAATAGATATATTATTTAAGTTCACTAGGTTGCCTAATTCATGAGGAATGGTGCCCGATAAACTATTTGCGCTAAGGATCAAAGTTTTGAGTTTGGTGAGATTTCCTAAActggagaggatgggacctgtTAAATTATTGTGTGAGATTCGTAGATCCAACATGTTAACAAGATTGCCCAATTCTTGGGGAATATTACTAGAGAGCAGATTTCTGTAAAGGAAGAGGAATCTTAGGTTGGTCAAGTTACCAAGGGTCGAAGGGATGGGACCAGCGAGATTGTTTTCGTATAAATAAAGTGCACGTAGACTCTTGAGCTGGCCAATCTCTGGAGGCAGTGTGCCACCAAGTAAATTTTGTTGGAATTTGAGGGAGGTTAGCTCGGTCCAGTTGGCAAAGAAACAAGGAGGTATCTCACCCATAAATTTGTTTGAAGAAAGGTCGATCTCAGTCAGGTTAGAAAGGCTGGCGAGAGCGAGGGGCAGCCTGCCAGAAAGGCGATTCTGCGAGAGATCAAGGGAGGTGAGAGCCGGAAGCGTGTGTATGCTGAACGGAATTGTTCCAAACAAGTAGTTGCGTCGGAGGTGGAGGCGTGTGAGAGATGGTAGGGCAGAGAAGTTGAGGCCGTTGAGCTTACCTACCAAGCCCGCACGAGGTAGACTAATGCCCGTGATCACAGCTCGACCTCGATTCTCCATGCAGGTGATGCCATACCACATGCACGTGTTGTTAGAGAGAGACCAAGAACCGAGTTGTTGGCCACGTGAATTTTGAAGGGTGGATCTCCAATGGAGCAGAACTCTCGCTTGGGATTCAACGATTGAAGAAGTAGCGGTTGCAGCAGCTGCCATTGCTGATGAGTagtgaagaaggaagaaggataGAAGGAGAAGGCTGATTGATAGATGATTCAGAGGGAGGGATTGGTATTGGGAAGACCTACGACTAGGATCCATAATTAATATGGCTCTCTATGTGTTCCGTATGTGGTTTCTAGTTCTGCTGGTTGGTACCGAAATGGGGATTGGAGAGCCCCTATTTATAGACCCAGGTAATTATTGCTTTGGAGCAGAGATGTTTTGGCATGCTAGCGATTGTACTCGGAGTTTTCAAGAGATGTGAAGGTGACTCTCTGATCAAACTAATTTTGCATATTTCTTTATGTGGCCATGGGAGTCACCCGTGATTACGAAAGTCGCCCATGATTGTGAAAGTCGCTTGTGATTGAGAGAGTCGCCCGGATGGGGAGCcgaggggaggagagggcgaTGGGGTTACCCTCACCTCCAAGTTGATTGGATTGTTTTATCCCCAACCAGAGCTCTTACTTTTTACAATTATTTCCCTCTGTTTCGGTTCCATTCATCGGTACCAAACGATCCAATTTTGTGTATGGACTGCTCGAACAAAAAGACGTAACCGGGCAAATctgaaaatagaatttataaaaaatatatttacatgCAACAAGGAACCCAATGGAAGCCTCTGAAATATAGACCACGGTAGATGGACTCGTTCTATTGTTCTATTGGAAACAGGGATCTGgagaaattttgtattttgtcaGAAGATGCTACTGTCAAAGAGCCCGATCAGCATTGGCTTGGAATCCATAGAGCTCTAGAAAACTCCAAGAGTGCcgggtgatttttttttgtgtggctCGGTTAATTTGTGCTGAGgtgaggattgggtgccttcTTGCATGCAGGGGCATGCGGCATCTAGCTTTAGTGATTTCCATGCGATACATGTCCTACACATTTGAAATTATTTGGAGCTGTGGTAGTTTCATTTCATCAAGCTGATGAAATTATTTGGAGCTTTTTAATTCATATGATCAACAAAATCAACTTACACATAAGCAACTATCTTTTATTCAATCCATACCAAAGTTACAGGACAAGCAACATTTGCATGATTGAAATCCTGTAATTCTCGCAGAATAGAATTCCAGTCAAGAACCTAGTCTATTTTCAATAATAAATTGAAAATCGTACATACCATTTTGATTAATAAATTGTAAAAGGGCCCTACTGGGCGATGCATCGATGTCCCATGATGGAGAGAGTCGTCCGTGATGGAGAGAGTCACACGTGATGGAGAGCAAAGAGGAAAAGCTCCAATTGGAAAAGTATTCAATCAAAAAAGGTTTGATTGAATACTTTTATGATCGGATAAAAACTTCAGATCTTATTCAATTGGAAACAGATAAAAAGTTCCAAGAATAGCCACAGGAACGGTGCTTCTCGGGATAATGCCTTTTTTGGGTATATTTCTTGTTCAATTGGAGGACAGGTTGCTTTGGGTCTGATCAACTATATGGTCGTCCGCTCTCAATGAGTTTTTTCTTGGGTTCAATTGGATATTTCTAGGATGGGGTATCTGTTGGTGATTCTCGTGGATTATGAAGAGTTTAGATAGCTTGGAGAACATGATTGTAATTTGTTTTGGTAAACTATCTATTACTATTGCTCATGTGTTATAAAACAGTATGCAGTGCAAGTCCAccatctacttgcaattctccCTCACATGGCATGACTTGCTTCTTCTTTACCCAGTCTATCACAGGTGTGGGGCCTCATGAATTCCACCATGAGGTTTGACGGGGGCAGATAtcaacccttttctttgcttgccgTGTCTTTACGACCACCTACTTGCAATTCTCTCTTGCATTCCATCATGAGGACAACGTCTGGGACTTTGACAGGGGCCAGATATCAGCCCTTGTAACACGGTTTCTTTGCTTTCCGTATCCTTCCAAAAAGCTTGCCACTTGCTCGCCATATATTTCCAACTGAGGTTCTCCAAGTCCAAGTCTCCCCTCCAACCAAAAAAAGACCAGCATCTCCATGATCCTCTGCCTCAAAAATGAATGTTTGCTAGATTTACTTGAAAGGAAACAAGCTATGAAGTGGATGAGGCTTACCCATTTTTTGCCccttttcctctccttttctGTGATTACTCATGTTTTGTTTTGGGGTAAAGAACTTTGAAGATTCCTCCCACATCATTAATGGTCAGATGGCTTCTTTTGCCTCCCTTATCAtcacgaaaagaaaaaaaaaactctctaatTATATTGTGGTGATGGAAAAGTCAAGGAGAAGAACAATTACCCAAATTTCATACGCTCAATtagattagaaaaaaaaaagtcaagcaGGTGATCCTCTTTTAGATTAGAATTGATGACACCCACGTctttttcctctccttttttgtgattactaatgttTTGTCTTAAGGTAAATAACCTTTCTTTTTCTATGATTACTCATGTTTTGTTTTGGGGTAAAAAACTTTGAAGATTCCTCCCTTATCATTAATGGTCGGATGGCTTCTTTTGTCTCTCTTATCAtcacagaagaaaaaaaaaactcccaaATTATCATATGGTGATGGAAAGGTCAAGCAGTCCATCGTACATATTAGATTAGAAATTTAGAGGCTTGTAGATGCCAGCAGAGCCAAAGGGTGATTGAAAATTGAAAGGAGACTTTACTAGGCAATACATCGATGTCTCATGATCAAGAAAGTCATCCATGATGGGAGAGTTGTCCGTGATGGAGAGAGTTGTCCGTGATGGAGAGCAGAGAGGAGGGGAGGGCGACCAGGTTTGATTGAACCTAAGCTATCTTAATTTACATGGCAGTGTCCTTTGCTACGAAATTGAATCCAAGACACATAAGCAGTCATTGGATTTCTAAGAACTGGTAGGATCCTAGAATGGCGTTGGAGATGAGTATGCTTGTGGAGGCACATGTGGTATTggtttaatagaaataactaaTTATGAGTTCGTTGAGGTAGCATATGAAATCTATAGGAAGCATTTCCAACATAATGCTTTGGATGAAGGCAtagatcatatttatttttttaagtcatCCAAAATGAAAGTTGATCTGAAAAAGCAAGTATCAAACTTCTTGTTTAATAATCAGTAGTTGTATCACAGCCATCCATCAAATTCTCAGTAGCGGCGCTCATCCAAAACCCTGAATCCCAAATATTTCATTAGCCATCATCGGCACATGAAGTAGTTGCATTTAGTCGGACTGCTACCATCAACTAATTGTACCATGTTTAATTAATATCATGCATTGAATGCGATGGATTCAAGTTGAATAGTGAGCCCATGCCACTTAGGTCCCTTGA
Above is a genomic segment from Phoenix dactylifera cultivar Barhee BC4 chromosome 2, palm_55x_up_171113_PBpolish2nd_filt_p, whole genome shotgun sequence containing:
- the LOC103699335 gene encoding MDIS1-interacting receptor like kinase 2-like, giving the protein MGEIPPCFFANWTELTSLKFQQNLLGGTLPPEIGQLKSLRALYLYENNLAGPIPSTLGNLTNLRFLFLYRNLLSSNIPQELGNLVNMLDLRISHNNLTGPILSSLGNLTKLKTLILSANSLSGTIPHELGNLVNLNNISIYENQLSGSIPSTLGNLSMLGFLDLDYNNLSGTIPHEFGNLVSLFYLNILENQLSGSIPSTLANLTMLGTLKLDSNNLFGTIPHELFNLVNLHVLGISVNQLSGSIHSTLENLTMLDHLYLHTNHLSGSLPQELGNHTNLISLEVADNNFSGYLPSEICKGGALQYLAMEKNYFEGPIPRSLKNCSSLFRVRLEGNKLEENIFEDFGIYPNLDYIDMSYNQLYGQISPSWAHCQNLTYFRISGNLLTGNIPPEFGKLLQLEVLDLSSNQLAGEIPRELGAMSLLFNLTLSENKISGIIPSEFGKLSNLEILDLSNNNISSPIPPQLEGCIKLRILNLSKNKFDGIIPSQLGELKGLQYLLDLSHNFFGGEIPSQLASLTYLISLNLSHNNLSGAIPSSFGSMLSLSSIDVSYNNLEGPVPRSKLFQKAPAEWFIYNKGLCGEVPSLPSCGSTTVSTHHSTTNHIILFVITPIVGSLVLFGLSTIIIVALHRRKKPTEKKDTDVIIGDLFSILNFDGRVAYEYIINASENFDEKYCIGCGTYGKVYKVELPMEQVVAVKKFHPMEEEVFDEKSFQSEIQALTKIRHRNIVKLHGFCSSLGCKFLIYEYIEKGSLASILRNQETAEELNWERRAHIIKDVTHALSYIHHDCNPSIVHRDISSNNILLDSDFKAYLSDFGTARILKSDLSNWSTLAGTFGYAAPELSYMTRANEKCDVYSFGIVILEVIMGRHPGDLVSSLSSSDIQQMLFSDVLDQRISPPIAYMVKEVMLLAIIAFSCIRVVPQARPTMQRISHLFISDNIPTIHEPFNSIKLRQLVELLT